The sequence below is a genomic window from Brevibacillus laterosporus.
GAAAAAACGTTATCATTACCCTAAAAAATAAAATTACACCATACTAAGGATTAACTATGTTAGATATGATAATCTGCTTACTTATACTAGCCTCATGTATATACGCTTTGTTTAAGGTATGGGGAAATAAAAAGGAAGAGGAATAGGATATAACCATTCAATATCATGCAGGGGTATCTACACAATTGCTCATGAAGGGATAGCACCATAGCGGTACCCCCTAATAGGACAAAAGAAGGTTGCTACCATAGATTAGAAAAGGAGTTGTCTATAAAAAGACGAACATATCTCTTTAATGCTTTCTTCACACTAAGATGGCTCACGAATGGAGTTGATTATAAAGTGTCCCAGAATATTGAAACAGTAGATGCATACATTGCAAATGCTCCCAAAGACCGACGAGATGATTTAAACAAACTTCGTACTCTGTTAGTTCAGGAAGCGCCTAATGCAAAAGAACTGGTAAAATACAAGATGCCCTATTATGAACTAAATGGGCAACTTTTTGCATTCGCATCACAAAAACAGTATATTAGCCTGTATATCTTAAACACACCTGTATTGCAAAGAAACATAAAACTGTTACATTCTCTCAAAGTAGGTAAGGGGTGTATTCGTTTTAATTCATTTGATCAACTCCCTATTACAGCGATCAAAAAGATTCTGAGCGAATCTGTACAAGCTAATTTAGAACAATATAATGATCACTGTTAAGTAAATTTATTATTAAATGCCTATCTTGGACAATTAGGCATTGTACAGGCAGTTACATTGCCGAAGAGGAGAGAATAAAATCGGTGAATCAGAAATGGCGAATATAACAGGAGGGTTTTTTATGGTCTCAGAACAAGATTTTAAGAAAAGAGTACATGAAGTTGTTACCCAGAAGCGATTATGTTCAATTATGAATAACACTAAGTGGGAAAACTTATCCCTCCTGAATTGATTGACATAACTGAGAGTTTCCGTCTAATTTTACAAAAGCTTAGAATCCCTTATAAAGAAGAAAACAATGCATTTTTTATTTATGGATATATTTCTAATACAGACTTAAAAATGTACTAGCCGTCGTTCCTAAAACAGCAAAGACGCTGGAAGCCCCGAACTCTTTTAAACTCACGACTTCTTTCCCCTATCTATGGAGCAAAAATAAAGAGAGCCGCATATACGACTCCCCATGAAAAAACGCCTCTCCGAATGGAAAAGGCTCTAAAAATCTATTCCTGTGATTTGTTTGTATTCTTCATGTAATCTCCAAATCAGTATCGTCTGTCCTTACTGCTCTACGCGGTTTTTCAGCAGTAAACCAATTGCATCTATACGCGAGTGACCAAAATCGCACTATTGGCTGCCTCCTTTCAATTGGATGATGTCGAGTCTCAAAAGGGCTAACTCTTCACCAAGCGTTCTAATGGCATTTGCGCTTCTTTTTTCTCCTGCTCGATCATGGATAACGCTTTAGGCTTTTTGAGAATCAATCGAATGCACCTCCAAATCCTCGTACAATAACAGGTTCAGTTGCCGAACCTTTGACAAAAGTAAACTGTAAGCTAACGCCCCATTTGTGTGGGTCTATTTGGCTAAATGCCGTTTTTAAATCTGAAAATGCGTTTACCTTTTAAAAATAGTATTAGATTAATCAATCCTCTTACAGAAAAAGCCAGTCGAAACACGAAAATAAAGTGTTAGACAGAAGTCCTTGTAATCATACAACTTTTTCTGGGACCATGATAAAAGAGGATAGACTTGTCATTTCGTAAGATAGGGCTTGCGCTTAATGTCGGTAGATACTATAAGGAGGGTGAATGCGATCGACTCTGCAAGAAATTTCCAATTGCATTCTGCACGACTTCATGGTTTGACCTTAAGTATTCCAGATCATTTAAAGTAATATATTCAATCTTATCTCGCTTATTTCCTACCATTTTGTTCCACCATTCTGCCACTTACCTTAAAGATGTCTTTTTACCATTTATAGAATTTAATCGTAAATGCATTCTAGAGTGTATTGATTGTGTGCATACTGTGTATTATTATAATATACAGTTAGAATAACGAGGGGTACAATCATGAAAATTATTATTAAAAATAATTCTGGCCAACCATTATATCAGCAAATAAAGGACCAAATTAAATCAGCAATTTTTCGTGAAGAATTAAAGGAAGGAGAACAGCTACCTTCTATTCGTTCATTAGCAAATGATCTTAAGGTTAGCGTACTTACAACAAAAAGGGTGTATGAGGAGTTAGAAAAAGAGGGTTTTATTGTAACAAAAGCAGGTAGAGGATCCTTCGTAGCATCAGAAAATGTAGATATATTAATGGAGGCTAAAAAGCACTTAGTAGAAAAAAACTTATCAGAAGTATGGCATATGGCTAAAAACCTAGGTATTCAGAAAGAAGAACTATATTTAATGATGGATATACTGTTTGAAGAGGATGATGAACAATGAAGAATGTTTTAGAAGTGAATAATTTATATAAAGAATTAGGTAACTTCAGTTTAGATAATATCAATTTTTCTTTAAAGGAAGATTGTATTACTGGTTTTATTGGTATTAACGGGTCAGGGAAAACGAGTACTATAAAAACGATACTCGGGCTCTATAGAAAGGATTCTGGAAATATACGTTTCAAGGGAAAAGAGTTAGAAAAACATGAACAAGAAATAAAAAATCAGATAGGTGTCGTATTGGATGAAGGATATTTCTATGAAGAAATGACATTACTGGAGATGAAAAGTATAATCGCCCCTGCTTATAGTAACTGGGATGAATCCGTATTTTCAAAGAATATCAATCGATTTGATTTAAGATTGGATCAAAAAATTTCCCATTTATCAAAAGGTATGCGCATGAAGTTTGCCATTACGTTAGCTCTTTCTCATCATGCTGATTTATTAATAATGGACGAACCAACAAGTGGTCTAGATCCACTTGTTCGAAGTGAGTTAATGGAGATACTGTCAGAATTTATGAATGAGGAAGGAAAAAGTGTATTTTTTTCAACTCATATAACTTCTGATTTAGATAAAATTGCAGATGTACTTATCCTCATTGATAATGGTCGAATTATATTAAATGAAAGTAAAGATGAATTATTAGACCGTCATGCTTTAATAAAAGGCGACAATCAATTCATTAATCAACATACTGAAAAATTATTCTTAAGGTTGCATCAAACAGCATATGGGTTTGAGGGTATTACAGATAAACAGGAAGTGATCCTAGAACAAATGAATGATGTCATTATAGAGAGACCATCGATTGAAAATATAATGTTAGCCTATATAGGAGGGAATGGAAATGGTTATTAATCTTGTAAAAAAGGATTTAATTCTTGCCAAAAAATATATTATACCCATGCTACTTTTTGCAGTTATAGGACCAATCTATCTCTATTCAAAGTTAGAATTTAGTGGCGGTAGTTTTGTAAGCTTTCTTATTACTGTGCTATTCGCAGAATTTATTTTATTTAATATGGTTTCAATGTCAGAAGAGAAATATAAAGGTGCTGCACTACTATGTACAACCCCTTATACAAGAAATGGTATCATTAAAGGAAAATACCTATTTGTTCTTTTGATCTTTATGGGCTGTTTTTTGTTATATAACCTAGCAACTGTAATTGGATCATCCGTTGGCTTAGAACGGTTAACTCCTTTGAATATCGGCATAGCATTATTGGTCGTTTCTATTTTCTTTGGAATATTAATACCTATTCAAATTCATCTAGGTTATGAGAAAACAAGATATATTTCATTCTTCACAATTTTTTTAACGCCTTTTGTACTTCCTACTGTTTTAAAATGGATGCAATCGTCAAACCTATCCTTGGATTTTTCTTTTATTGAATTAATTCCTGGAATAATTATAGATTGGCTTCCTTTAGGTATTGCGTTATTAATTGGATTACTATCAATGTACATTTCTTTACATATTTATTCGAAAAAAAATCTATAAAATACAAGATTGCAGCATATAGCCTGCTCTATCAGGGGTTAGTGTATAATATCCGCGTTTTGTTGGTAGGACCCTTGGCAGTACCACAAAATATGAAAATATCAAAAGCTCTCCAACGGCTTGTGTTCCGTCAGAGGGCTACTGCCAATTTCAATAGATAAGTCCTCATCATTTTTCAGTTTAACTTGTGTGAACGGTGAATCGAACTTTTCAATCCAACCCCACGCTGTTTCACTTACTCCCCTATCTCCCTTTGTTGCTTTCCACCAGTTAATTGTAAGAGCGTAGTCGTAATGACGTGAAGTCAGATATCCGATAACATAACTCGGCTAACTCATTCTCTTCAATGATTGGCTTTTCAATCAGTTTCTTATCCTCGTAAAGCTGAAATAACATCTGAGCGTGTTCAGGTAAAATAAATTTCGTTACTAACGGATCAAGAATTTTACTAGCCATGATAATTCTCCTCTTAAAAGAAACATTAGTTCTTATTTTATGAGAACAAAATATATAGGTAATAATATGAATTAATTGTTGGACTTTGTATAACGATGTGAAGTCCCGTTCTAAATAACAAATCCAGTTAAATGAATTTGATGTTATCCGAAAACGATACAAAAGGAGAAACTGGGATCTAGGCTATAGAATAATCATTCCTCT
It includes:
- a CDS encoding DUF1801 domain-containing protein; this translates as MAVPPNRTKEGCYHRLEKELSIKRRTYLFNAFFTLRWLTNGVDYKVSQNIETVDAYIANAPKDRRDDLNKLRTLLVQEAPNAKELVKYKMPYYELNGQLFAFASQKQYISLYILNTPVLQRNIKLLHSLKVGKGCIRFNSFDQLPITAIKKILSESVQANLEQYNDHC
- a CDS encoding GntR family transcriptional regulator — its product is MKIIIKNNSGQPLYQQIKDQIKSAIFREELKEGEQLPSIRSLANDLKVSVLTTKRVYEELEKEGFIVTKAGRGSFVASENVDILMEAKKHLVEKNLSEVWHMAKNLGIQKEELYLMMDILFEEDDEQ
- a CDS encoding ABC transporter ATP-binding protein, which gives rise to MKNVLEVNNLYKELGNFSLDNINFSLKEDCITGFIGINGSGKTSTIKTILGLYRKDSGNIRFKGKELEKHEQEIKNQIGVVLDEGYFYEEMTLLEMKSIIAPAYSNWDESVFSKNINRFDLRLDQKISHLSKGMRMKFAITLALSHHADLLIMDEPTSGLDPLVRSELMEILSEFMNEEGKSVFFSTHITSDLDKIADVLILIDNGRIILNESKDELLDRHALIKGDNQFINQHTEKLFLRLHQTAYGFEGITDKQEVILEQMNDVIIERPSIENIMLAYIGGNGNGY
- a CDS encoding ABC-2 transporter permease, translating into MVINLVKKDLILAKKYIIPMLLFAVIGPIYLYSKLEFSGGSFVSFLITVLFAEFILFNMVSMSEEKYKGAALLCTTPYTRNGIIKGKYLFVLLIFMGCFLLYNLATVIGSSVGLERLTPLNIGIALLVVSIFFGILIPIQIHLGYEKTRYISFFTIFLTPFVLPTVLKWMQSSNLSLDFSFIELIPGIIIDWLPLGIALLIGLLSMYISLHIYSKKNL